The DNA region TTCCAGTATGAATGGATACGCGATCGTCTATTCCTTCACTCTTGGCTTTCTGCAATGCTACCTCTAGCATGTCTTCAGACGGATCAATACCTATAAAGGACCATGTTGGATTTGCTGTTCCAAATGTCACAAATTCATTTCCGCCCCCAGCGCCAATGACTAATACATTTGCTGAGTCTTTAACATTTGCACGAAAGAAGGACTGGACCATTTGGAACATCGCATCATATGTAGGCATAGCACGTCTTATACCAGTATCATATTCTCTTGCCATTTCCATATTCATCTCTAAATCTTCATCCATTTTTTTGCTACCTCCTTAAGATTGCTTGAATATTATTATACAAAGAATACCATCGCGAAAGGGACTCATATAGCATTTGGAAATAAATTTATGGTACTTGGTACAAATCTAATGCTATCCATATATTTTATATAGATACATGAAGGGCATTTTTTGTATCACATACCAAATGAAATAGGTGAGGACAAATGTTTGTAGTGCATTTTTTCGAGAATAAAAAGCTCTTGTTAGTTCAGCTGCGTAATCAGGTTCCAGCCGTAGGGGAAGATATAAAAATTAAAGGACGTAAAGGTAAAGTATCAGATGTTAATAGTGTGGATGAAAAAAATATTCAAGTACAAATTCTCATAGAAAAAGTGATTAATAAAAATAAGCTTGTTGTCGATCCAAAAAAGAAAAGAAGGTAAGTTGGGTTAAAATAAAAGAGAACGTCCATGTTAGATTTGGCTAACATGGGCGTTTTTTAGTATCATTTTTGTAACAACAATTAAAACGGTCGGTATCGAGCGAAGATGTGTAGGGGGATATGTTGTGCTTAATGTTGAGATAAGAAGGCCAAGAATAGAGGACTCTAAAGAGTTAAATGGACTTTTTAGAACGGTGATAACGGATACGTTTATTAAAGAAGGCATTGGAGATAAATTGGACGATATGGAAGAGGAAATCCGAAGCAAGAAAGCCTATTTAAAAAGTGACTTTGAAAGTAATGGGGAGAAAAGATATTTTCTGATTGCTTTAGCCGGCGGTAAGATTATTGGTTCCATCGAAAATGGTCCCTCGAGTGAGCTCATTCGTAAATGTACAGATAGTGCTTTAAAAGAGCTAAATGAGGTTGGTACAGTATTTGTACATCCGGAGTACCAATGGAAGGGGGTAGGAAGTTTTCTTTTAAATAAAATGTATTTAAATTTGCGGAATAACGGTATCGATGAATTTTGTTTAGATAGTGGATATGTTCGTGCACAAACCATTTGGACAAAGAAATTTGGAGTTCCTGATTATTTGTTAATGGATTATTGGGGTGAAGGATTTCCTCATATGATATGGAGACTCAAGGTCGATGATCTATTGAAATAGACCGTCCCCAGCCTTGTAAAAATATTGGAAGAGTGATAGCTTTACTTACTATTGTCGGTCCCGTACTTTTTCTTCTATATACCTTCCTCCGAGCTATAATTTTTTTTCTCCTGTAGCCTAATCTTTATACTGGGGATAGTGGTGACAGACACCGTGTTACTAGGTTGGTTCGCTGCGGCGATTTTTTCTTTGTGGAGCTAACGGGAAAGGTTAGTGAAGTAATTGTTTTGAAGATTGTCACATCATTAGAAAGATAAATATTGTATAACAATAGTATACTGCCTTTTTAATTTATTCTAGGAGAACTTAAAGAGATGAATATAGTTAAGTTTTTTATTTATCAAGTCTTATTAACTTTTATCGGGATAACAAATAATCTCTTCTTTAGCTTTTTAAATGAATTAACTCTCTTTGAATATAAGTTTGTTTTATCCTTAGTCAAGGTACCTATTACTATGTTAATACTCTATTTTATCTTTAGATTATATTATTTATTAAATATGAAATTACGATACAAGATATTAATCCATATATCTGCTTTTATTGTCGGATTCGTAATTTTAGGATTATTATCGGGAAGTATAAAGGCTTAAAAGATGAATCTGGTTGGTAAAAAATAAGTATTTGGATGTGAAATACTGAAGTGGATTTATTTGAATCGATTTTTCCTTTTGTCGGAATAATCATACCCCTCATTTATGTTATATTCTCTAAAAATAATAAGAGATTAAAAATACTTGTTTTATTTGTAATTCTGGCTGTTTACTGGGTTTACTATTTTATAGGTTACCTGTTTAACAATAATATTTTAAATGCTATAACTTTCCATAAAAATGGTTTCACGATCAATATTATTGGCTTTTTTGTATTAATTACTACTTCAGTTTTAGTTATATATTTTATCCAAAAGTATGTAGACAAAAAAAATAAGTAGACCTTGTTCAACTACCAGGGGCTTTAGTAAAATAAGAAATAATAATAAAATACAAAAAACACCGTTGCTAATTACGGTGTCTTTTTGTGTGCGATTTAACCTGCTAATTCCCCAACTATTTTAAGTTTTGTACTTCAAAACAAAACCCGTTACATAAAAAGGGGTTTTCGCTATTTTTGAAAGTCCCTTAGATAATATAAGGGCCAAAGAATATCGTGATTAGAAAGATGTGAATACCAACAAAATAAAGGATTCTTACCGTTCCATCCCAATCATTTATTCGTTTTGTAAGATTCGTTAGCCATAAAGCGATAAGAGCAAATATTATCATATAAAAATATGCGCTGCCGTTAAAGGTTAAATAAGCCGGTGCATTGATATAAATGTTATCTACAAAAACTTGATTTTTTCCAACTGCTGCTGCTATAGCGTATAATCCAATTCCAGTATAATATATCCACTTAGGATCATGATTAAGTATTCTACTTTTGAACATATACATTAACACAACAAATAATAATGGCCAGATATACCATACAAAAGAAATGGCGACAGCAAAAAAGGAGGATGTTGCCATTCCCATTGTTTTACCAAGGGAGTTTAGCCAATCATCTTGACTTAACTCGATCACCTTACTAATAGCAGCAAGATTAGCTGATGAAATATTTATCCTATTTCCATCTGGATCTAAATCCAGCCAAGCAATGGTTTCTTCATTAACCCATTGCGGATTGGTTGAAATATAAGGTGTATTACTTCGTCGTTCGGTTGATGTTGTCCCATCTTCATTTATTTCTGCCTTATAAATATTAAAAGCCGTACGATCATTATACTGGGTTTCAGTCTGCCCGTTTGCTTGAAATAATAAAGTGGGCATCCCATTGTTATAAGTTAGAACGACATTAGAAACCTCAGTCAAATTGTTATTCCCTGCTGGATCCCGTAAAACTAACTCGTTAACAGGCGGTTGGTTTTTATTTGTAACCGTTGTTTGCATAAAATAGTTAAAAAACTCTGGATTACCTTGAGTTAATACAAGCTCTTCCAGTATCAACAATGCTAATTTTTGATCATTCAATGCAAAGGATATATCGTTGACAACTTTGCCTGGTTCTACTGGAATGGTCGATTGATATAAGGTGTTAATTTTTCCATCGGTTAATTGGTGAAGTGTGATATCAACTCCATTTAACACGGATGAATAAGCTAATATATTTATTCCATCTTCATTTTCTTGTGGAGTGATATCCACCTCTTTTAGATCAATATCCATAATTCTTTGTGATTTCAAATTTTCTGGATTAAGCTGATAAAGTACATTTTCTTTTACATAAAGAATGGTGGTCTCCAAAGGATAGAATTTCTCAACATCAGTGATAATGGTATTTTTATCTTTATCATAAATATTTGTAAAATCAAAATAGATGATTTTATCGTCTTGCTGGTATAGTTGTGTCCATTTATCTACTGGAATGTCATAGGTTTCCGTGTCTTTTACAATAAAATCTTTGCCCAATCTTGTTGTTGCCAAATTTCCATCTTCAAATCTGGTGATAAGAAACTCTCCATCTTCTGTCATCTTTACAGGAGGAAGTTTATTTAAATTGGTCTCACCAATTAATAATGCTCTACTCCAATCAGGTTCAGGCGGCTCCGTCACTTTCATAAAGTTTTGATAAAACAATAAAGCTAATCCCAAAAATAGGATGACCACAGGTATAACCCAATAAAACTGTTTTAATAGATTTCTGTTCATGATAGACCCCCATGTTACCGATTCATATTTCTCTATTTGTATTGAATAAGTCAATGTTATCATATTTTCTGATAAAATATACTATTTCAAAATTATACTAAAGGACTGTGTTCACCTATCTTAGATGGTTGATCACGATTGGAGGTAAACCAAGTTGACATCCAATCCCTGATTTTGTATAGTAGGTGGCGAATAGTATGATTGGAGTGAATCGTTTGATTTCAAACTCTGAATTACAAAATTTAGATCTAATTGATTTATTAAGTGAGCGTCATAGTTTGGTCCGGAGAATTGCAGAGAAGGACTGGAATAATCAAAGTGAAATTCATCTTTCAAATTCTGAATGGTACATCATGGCGAGGATTTATAAAAAACAGCCGACCATTTCTTATGTGACAAAAAATGTAGAGATTTCTCGTCAGGCAATACATAAGTTTATTAAAAACCTTTCTGAAAAAGGATTAGTCGAAATCAAAAATGTTGAAAACAACAAGAAAGAAAAGTGTATTCGCTTAACAGCTTTAGGCGAAGAATGCTACGAAAAAAATGAGGCTCTTAAGGCCCGACTTGAGAATAAAATTGCAGAAAAGATAGGTATGGAGCAAGTAACAATTCTTAAAGATCTATTAAAGTTAGATTGGGAAATTTAACTTAAACGTCTGTTAAATAGATGTAAAAAACCCCTGCTTTGTTCATCTAGGTGAACGAAGCGGGGGTTTTCTTTATATACATTTAGTTCTAATGCCATGTCCCCAGAATATACGACCAAATCTCCAATAGTACACCGTTGAATACTCCTGTATTTTCGTCAACTCAGTTGATAATAACTGAATAATAAAATATTGTCAACTCGGTTGACAATAGGAAAAAAATTTTGTTATAGTAGGGAAATCGGTTCGTATTTGGGAGGTACTACCGAAAGGAACATGATTGAAAATCAAAATTACAACAATTCTTTTATACAGAAAGATATTGTTTCAAGGGGAAAAGGAGAATTTATTTAAATGAAATCAGAAATTAATGTTAAACATCCTAAGACAATGGCATTAATCTTAATGTTAGGTGCTTTTGCTGGATTATTTGGTGAAACAGCATTGAACATGGCATTATCAAATATTATGGAACAATTTACAGTAACAGCTCCGACTGCACAGTGGCTGACTACAGGATATTTATTAGTATTAGCTATTTTAGTGCCAATTTCAGCATTATTAATGAAATGGTATACGACAAGACAATTAGTTATCGGAGGACTGGTTATTTCGCTAGCAGGCGCATTACTAGCAGCGTTAAATATCAGTTTTAGTATTTTATTACTTGGTCGTGTTGTACAAGCAATCGGTACAGGTCTTTTATTGCCGGTTATGCTGAGTGTGATGCTACTTATTTTCCCTATTCAGAAACGTGGAGTTGTAATGGGACTTATGGGACTTGTTATTACCTTAGCTCCAGCTTTAGGACCCACACTTTCAGGGATCATTATTAGTACGTTAAGCTGGCCATTTATTTTCTGGTTTAGCGCAATCGCTTATGTGTTATTGATCCTGGTTGCAACCGTTAGAATTTCAAACGTTTCTGAAATTACGAAACCTAAAATTGATATTCCATCGATTCTGTTATCAACAATCGGTTTTGGCGGATTAATTTTTGCATTGAGTACGATGGCGGAAGTAGCCTTTTCATCACCTAAAGTATGGGCACCTTTACTAGTAGGGATTATCTCGCTTATATTATTTGGTATCCGTCAAAATACAATGGCTCAGCCAATGGTTAATTTACGTGTTTTTAAGTATCCGATGTTCACATTAGGAACATTGACTATGTTTCTTGGCATTTTAATCATTTTATCATCAGGTATTTTATTGCCAATGTATCTAAAAGGTGCTTTATTATTTAGTGCTGCGACAGCTGGTTTATTATTACTTCCTGGTAATGCAGTCAACTTTATTTTATCACCGATTGTAGGAGCTCTATTCGATAAAATTGGACCGCGTCGTTTCGGAATTGTTGGCTTTATCTTTGTTCTGCTTGGGAATATTGTTTTTGTGGCCACTATTTCAAGCCAAACCCCTGCATGGCAAATCGTTGTTGCGTTCATGATATTATTCTTTGGATTAACGATGGTAATGATGCCAGCCCAAACAAATGCAATGAATGTTTTACCGCGTGAGTTATATGCAGATGGATCAGCAGCTATGAATACATTAAATCAAGTAGCTGGGGCAGCAGGTACAGCAATCGCAATTACGCTATTTACAAGTGGCCAAGGTAGTTATGCAATCAATTTCCCGGATGCCTCTTCGCAAGAAGTAATGGCAGCTGGTATAAAAAATGCTTTCTACTTTACAACAGGAATTTCAGTAGTTGGATTAATAGCTTCTTTCTTTATAAGAAAACCAAGCATCGTTACGGGAAAATCTCCAGTTGCGGTGAAAGCAACAGAACCTGTACGCAACTAATTGAAAATTAATAGGCTAGAAAAATTTTATAAAACCATTCGTAAAAGGTATATTCTTACGAATGGTTTTCTTTTTACGATAAAATCATCTTTTTTGCAAGATTATTTATTATGTCACCCCTGCTAAGTACACCAATAACACGACCAGCCCCATTGACTACAGGGAGCTTTTTGTAATGGTGTCGGGATAATAATTGAATTGTCTTCTCAAACTCCTCATCAGGTGATACAGAGAGGAGATTTCTTTTGGTCATAATTTCTTTTACTTGTGTATCTAACTTCTCTTGTATAACATCCTCCATTTCGCCGTCTTCTATAATATAAACAAGGCCGGCAAAACCCAAAGGCTTTGGAGCTAGGTAGCGTAAGACGTCTCCATCTGATACAATCCCAACCAAATGATCTTTCTCATCAACAACTGGCACACCGCCAATTCGGTTTGA from Neobacillus sp. FSL H8-0543 includes:
- a CDS encoding CBS domain-containing protein; its protein translation is MITKVFTVKPSNTIKELLEIFTSNRIGGVPVVDEKDHLVGIVSDGDVLRYLAPKPLGFAGLVYIIEDGEMEDVIQEKLDTQVKEIMTKRNLLSVSPDEEFEKTIQLLSRHHYKKLPVVNGAGRVIGVLSRGDIINNLAKKMILS
- a CDS encoding GNAT family N-acetyltransferase, producing MLNVEIRRPRIEDSKELNGLFRTVITDTFIKEGIGDKLDDMEEEIRSKKAYLKSDFESNGEKRYFLIALAGGKIIGSIENGPSSELIRKCTDSALKELNEVGTVFVHPEYQWKGVGSFLLNKMYLNLRNNGIDEFCLDSGYVRAQTIWTKKFGVPDYLLMDYWGEGFPHMIWRLKVDDLLK
- a CDS encoding MarR family winged helix-turn-helix transcriptional regulator; translation: MIGVNRLISNSELQNLDLIDLLSERHSLVRRIAEKDWNNQSEIHLSNSEWYIMARIYKKQPTISYVTKNVEISRQAIHKFIKNLSEKGLVEIKNVENNKKEKCIRLTALGEECYEKNEALKARLENKIAEKIGMEQVTILKDLLKLDWEI
- a CDS encoding DHA2 family efflux MFS transporter permease subunit gives rise to the protein MKSEINVKHPKTMALILMLGAFAGLFGETALNMALSNIMEQFTVTAPTAQWLTTGYLLVLAILVPISALLMKWYTTRQLVIGGLVISLAGALLAALNISFSILLLGRVVQAIGTGLLLPVMLSVMLLIFPIQKRGVVMGLMGLVITLAPALGPTLSGIIISTLSWPFIFWFSAIAYVLLILVATVRISNVSEITKPKIDIPSILLSTIGFGGLIFALSTMAEVAFSSPKVWAPLLVGIISLILFGIRQNTMAQPMVNLRVFKYPMFTLGTLTMFLGILIILSSGILLPMYLKGALLFSAATAGLLLLPGNAVNFILSPIVGALFDKIGPRRFGIVGFIFVLLGNIVFVATISSQTPAWQIVVAFMILFFGLTMVMMPAQTNAMNVLPRELYADGSAAMNTLNQVAGAAGTAIAITLFTSGQGSYAINFPDASSQEVMAAGIKNAFYFTTGISVVGLIASFFIRKPSIVTGKSPVAVKATEPVRN